One Fibrobacter sp. DNA window includes the following coding sequences:
- a CDS encoding ferritin-like domain-containing protein: MNLNSLQELFIDKLQDIYTAERKTEDLLPRFAEKCSSDEVRKAFSEHLEQSRNQVTRLEQVFSKLDMKPQIRENPVIDSLIEESREYLDSEGDAKVKDAALIAAEQEIEHYEISAYGTARSFARALGMDDVAGILQETLNEEEFTDSRLSKIAEKGDGGPAINQEAAHR; this comes from the coding sequence ATGAATCTCAATTCACTTCAGGAGCTCTTCATTGATAAGCTCCAGGACATCTATACCGCTGAGAGGAAGACAGAGGATCTGCTTCCCAGATTTGCGGAAAAATGCAGTTCCGATGAGGTAAGGAAAGCGTTCTCAGAGCATCTTGAACAATCCAGAAATCAGGTGACAAGACTGGAACAGGTGTTTTCGAAACTGGACATGAAACCCCAGATAAGAGAGAACCCGGTTATTGATTCTCTTATCGAGGAATCAAGAGAGTATCTTGACTCCGAAGGTGACGCAAAAGTCAAGGATGCTGCGCTGATAGCGGCCGAACAGGAGATAGAGCACTACGAAATCAGTGCTTACGGCACAGCACGCTCCTTTGCGCGGGCACTGGGAATGGATGATGTTGCGGGGATACTCCAGGAAACCTTGAACGAGGAGGAATTCACCGACTCAAGGCTCTCAAAGATCGCTGAAAAAGGAGACGGCGGACCTGCAATCAACCAGGAGGCAGCACATAGGTAG
- a CDS encoding FMN-binding protein, whose protein sequence is MKKWVIVLVCIAVAAAAGGFVFYGKYKQMEKFLTEYNLKDIDVQAIPDGAYNGKCSHFLVGVDLDAVVNDHQITEIRINSQDCGKGYEGRQVIDRVLKAQSLQVDATTGATGSSKCILIACERALASAKAQ, encoded by the coding sequence GTGAAAAAATGGGTAATTGTCCTTGTCTGCATTGCAGTCGCTGCAGCAGCAGGAGGATTTGTTTTTTACGGCAAATACAAACAAATGGAAAAGTTCCTTACGGAATATAACCTGAAAGATATCGACGTGCAGGCAATTCCCGATGGTGCCTATAATGGAAAATGCAGCCATTTTCTGGTTGGAGTCGACCTCGATGCAGTAGTCAATGATCACCAGATCACCGAAATCAGAATTAACAGCCAGGATTGTGGCAAGGGTTATGAGGGGCGGCAGGTGATCGACCGCGTATTGAAAGCCCAATCACTGCAGGTTGATGCAACAACCGGGGCAACCGGGAGCAGCAAATGTATCCTTATCGCTTGTGAAAGAGCACTTGCTTCGGCAAAAGCACAATGA